In Bombus huntii isolate Logan2020A chromosome 11, iyBomHunt1.1, whole genome shotgun sequence, the sequence ATACAATGccaaagaaacaaaaagtgAAAATTTACAATACGAAGAAAAAACCATTTcctgaaacaaaaataattactaatCTACAATCTAAATATGATACTGTAAGttctaatttcttttttcaagtCTGTAAAATTTATAAGATTTTATAAGATTTATATGTTTACAGatcgatgaaacgaaaataacaaaatttacaGATCTTCCACTCTCACCGAAAACTTTAAAGGGTCTgacagaaaataattatattgcaaTGACAGATATTCAAAGACAAAGTATTGGATTAGCATTGCGTGGAAATGATATATTAGGAGCAGCAAAAACTGGCAGTGGGAAAACTTTGGCATTTCTTATTCCAGTAAgagattttattaaatttatgtagtactttaataaagaaatttgtaacaaaaatttataataaaggTCTTAAATTGTTTAAGGTCTTAGAGATATTATATTGCAAACAATGGACAAGATTAGATGGACTTGGTGCACTTGTTATTACACCAACCAGAGAACTTGCTTATCAAATATATGAAACACTAAGAAAAGTTGGTCGACATCATGATATTTCTGCTGGTCTTATCATTGGTGGAAAAGAtctaaaatttgaaaaaagacGTATGGATCAATGCAATATTGTTATATGTACTCCTGGTCGTTTGTTACAACATATGGATGAAAATCCACTATTTGATTGTATAAATATGCAGGTAAATAGATACAGGAATATAAGTGGATCATTTGATGTGAAAATGTTAATTAGCTTAATCAGCATTAAacagataaataataattaaataataacaatgtatttttatttatatatatcttttatctaTCACAATTGTAGGTACTGGTATTAGATGAAGCTGATAGATGTTTAGATATGGGTTTTGAGCAAACCATGAATTCTATTATTGAGAATCTACCTCCAAAACGGCAAACCCTTTTATTTTCTGCAACACAAACAAAGTATgcatattaaaaaagaagtaaaatatAATCATTCTTTATACTTATTAGAttatgtttatttaattttttaacagGTCCGTAAGAGACTTGGCCAGATTGAGTTTGAAAGATCCTATGTATGTGTCTGTCCATGAACATGCTACACATACCACACCTGAAGCACTTGAACAAAGTTATGTTGTTTGCGCTTTAGAAGACAAAGTTTCAATGTTGTGGTCATTCATACGTAATcatttaaaacaaaaaattattgtttttttCTCCAGTTGTAAACAGGTATAgcaatatttgttataatttatttcaactaAATATGAAGAATAATGTTATGGTATCTATTATCTTTAaggtaaaatatatattcgaAGTACTTTGTCGATTGAGACCTGGTATAAGTTTGTTAGCACTTTATGGTACCTTACATCAACTTAGAAGAATGGAAATTTACGAAACTTTTTGTAAAAAACAATCTGCAGTTTTGTTTGCAACTGATATTGCTGCTCGTGGGTTAGGTAAGGAAAAAGAATGATTCTTCACGTGGTTCTAAATTAGCCTGAATATCGCTATTTATAATCTAGATAAATTTTAGATTTCCCTGCTGTGGATTGGGTTGTACAAATGGACTGTCCTGAAGATGTAAATGCTTATATACATCGTGCTGGTAGAACAGCTAGATTTCAACAAAATGGTGAATGCTTGTTGGTTTTATTACCATCTGAAGAAAAAATGATTGAAAAACTTAAAGAACGCAAAATTCCAATATCCATGATACAGTGAGTTAAAAGtctttcttaaataaataattaaacaactcataatgtttatatattcaaaatatatatatatatagaattaaCCCAAATAAATTGCAATCTCCACAACGTAAAATAGAAGCACTATTAGCAAGAGATGTTTTGTTAAAAGAAAGTGCTCAAAGAGGATTTGTATCATATATAAAATCAGTCTTCTTAATGAAAGATAAAGAAGTCTTTAATGTTCGTGCATTAAATACCGATTTATTTGCAAggtatagtatatatataaatacacgtaataataattttaatgacATAAGCAACTTTTGATTTATTGTTTTGCaattaatttgtttgttttagATCTCTAGGTTTAGCCATACCTCCAAGAATTCGATTCCTTCAAAGAATGGAACAAAAACGACAACCATCTGATAAAAATAgtgaaaaaatgaaacaatttaCTGCTAATGATAAATTAAACTGCAATGTAGATGAGCAAATAAGTGactataaagaaaataaagaagaaaaagaaattagatCTCCGACAATAAGTCCAAATAACTTTGCACttggtataaaaataaatgttaaaatttatcaaattatgtatttttttttatatgaatatatttattttcttatacaGATGATagcgatgatgatgatatatTAACTgtgaaacgaaaaaatataaacctTGATGATATACCAATTGAAATCAATGATAAACAGGACGAAAATGTAAACAAAAAGAAAGCCGTTACAAAAGCCGCAATAGctaaaaaaattcttcgaaaaaaaatagtaccaaataaaaaaattacttttGATGATAGGGGAGAGGTTTGATTCATTTTTTCTTGCTTTTTccattaattataaatataaatctctCAAATGTGCAATCATAACATATTTCACTTTACAGGAATTACTAAATCCCTCTAAAGATAAAGTTTCTGAATTAGCTAGACAATATGAAAATGAAGAAGGTTCTGGAATTAATATAGAAATAGCTAAACAGATATTACACGAAgaagataaatttgataaGCAACGCTTTagggaaaaaataaaagaaaaacatagagaagaaaaaaggaaactaAAAGCTagcaagaagaaaataaatgataaaaatgatgAAGATGATCGAGATGAAACTGAGAATACTATAAACGACTATGCTAGTGAGGAAGCAGACAGTGATTTAGATTTATCCTGGTTACCAGATCCAGATAAAATTTATGGCAAACAGCAAGAAAATTATGAAGAAATTATGAATGTTCCAGAAACACAGGAAAGTGAAGAAAGCAGCATACATAGGTTTGCATTTTAACACCTTGTATTAAATCATTATgtctacaaaaatatatttgttttatttttaatattaattttatatttggtacacatatttttttatcatttacaGATCATCTAAAAGAAAACTCATAACACAAGatgaatataaaaagaaaaagaagaaacaaagaacGTGTCATGAAATAGATAATACAGATTTAAAAGTAGATGAGGAATTAGCATTACAACTTCtacaaaattgaattattatatcAGGATTTTCACTGATcaagattttaataatttttatatattctataatacaatattgttaatactaaatatttttcactatctaaacattttgtaaatgaaataaactAAATTAAGTCCTCGGATATATTGTACTCTAAATCATTTGTTCAGTGAATTATCATTagcataaaattattaaagtcatgtataaatattacataattacaagaaaatatttttatttacatctgaaatattttcagatgtaaataaaaaaatttacatCTCAAACACGTTTTATaagaataattacaatatttaatttctattgaTATTAGTACTTATagcatatattttacaaattttgaatattaataattcagTATATTACAATGTCTTTATATTACATGAAATATCACTATAATACAGATATCAAATTTGTCATTTTActtaaaaattgttataattttgtGCGATTTACACAATTGTATAGAATTCCTTTTAAGTAGAGAATACATTTACTACTGTCAACTGCAATGATATTTTAACATTATACCAAACACAATGAATATTCTTTCTAAAaagcaaaattaaatatatatggtTCTACATTATTACGAGGGTGAGTCAAAAAGTAAGTTGCATTCGTCTATAACTTTTtgtgtattaaaaatatcttgaGGAAACTTGGCAGCGAAGTGACAACATTTCTCAATACTTGTGTTCTAAGGTTATATTGATATTTTCGACATAACGATTGCCTTTCATTTGTTATCAATCGTGAAACATATCGCGTTCGTCGAATCGGACATTCACACTCGGCACGATCCACGAAGATATACTAGAAAAATTCAAGTGAAACGTATAGCAACTTCCGTACAGTCTAGACCCAGACCTTTCCCCTTATGACTTCGATGTCTTCAGGCtaataaaaaaagatgttCCAAAGTGATACGGCTCTGATGAAAAAGGTCGAAGTGCGACGTGAAAATGGTTATCGCAAGTTGAAAGACAATT encodes:
- the LOC126870868 gene encoding probable ATP-dependent RNA helicase DDX10 isoform X2 gives rise to the protein MTDIQRQSIGLALRGNDILGAAKTGSGKTLAFLIPVLEILYCKQWTRLDGLGALVITPTRELAYQIYETLRKVGRHHDISAGLIIGGKDLKFEKRRMDQCNIVICTPGRLLQHMDENPLFDCINMQVLVLDEADRCLDMGFEQTMNSIIENLPPKRQTLLFSATQTKSVRDLARLSLKDPMYVSVHEHATHTTPEALEQSYVVCALEDKVSMLWSFIRNHLKQKIIVFFSSCKQVKYIFEVLCRLRPGISLLALYGTLHQLRRMEIYETFCKKQSAVLFATDIAARGLDFPAVDWVVQMDCPEDVNAYIHRAGRTARFQQNGECLLVLLPSEEKMIEKLKERKIPISMIQINPNKLQSPQRKIEALLARDVLLKESAQRGFVSYIKSVFLMKDKEVFNVRALNTDLFARSLGLAIPPRIRFLQRMEQKRQPSDKNSEKMKQFTANDKLNCNVDEQISDYKENKEEKEIRSPTISPNNFALDDSDDDDILTVKRKNINLDDIPIEINDKQDENVNKKKAVTKAAIAKKILRKKIVPNKKITFDDRGEELLNPSKDKVSELARQYENEEGSGINIEIAKQILHEEDKFDKQRFREKIKEKHREEKRKLKASKKKINDKNDEDDRDETENTINDYASEEADSDLDLSWLPDPDKIYGKQQENYEEIMNVPETQESEESSIHRSSKRKLITQDEYKKKKKKQRTCHEIDNTDLKVDEELALQLLQN
- the LOC126870868 gene encoding probable ATP-dependent RNA helicase DDX10 isoform X1 — encoded protein: MPKKQKVKIYNTKKKPFPETKIITNLQSKYDTIDETKITKFTDLPLSPKTLKGLTENNYIAMTDIQRQSIGLALRGNDILGAAKTGSGKTLAFLIPVLEILYCKQWTRLDGLGALVITPTRELAYQIYETLRKVGRHHDISAGLIIGGKDLKFEKRRMDQCNIVICTPGRLLQHMDENPLFDCINMQVLVLDEADRCLDMGFEQTMNSIIENLPPKRQTLLFSATQTKSVRDLARLSLKDPMYVSVHEHATHTTPEALEQSYVVCALEDKVSMLWSFIRNHLKQKIIVFFSSCKQVKYIFEVLCRLRPGISLLALYGTLHQLRRMEIYETFCKKQSAVLFATDIAARGLDFPAVDWVVQMDCPEDVNAYIHRAGRTARFQQNGECLLVLLPSEEKMIEKLKERKIPISMIQINPNKLQSPQRKIEALLARDVLLKESAQRGFVSYIKSVFLMKDKEVFNVRALNTDLFARSLGLAIPPRIRFLQRMEQKRQPSDKNSEKMKQFTANDKLNCNVDEQISDYKENKEEKEIRSPTISPNNFALDDSDDDDILTVKRKNINLDDIPIEINDKQDENVNKKKAVTKAAIAKKILRKKIVPNKKITFDDRGEELLNPSKDKVSELARQYENEEGSGINIEIAKQILHEEDKFDKQRFREKIKEKHREEKRKLKASKKKINDKNDEDDRDETENTINDYASEEADSDLDLSWLPDPDKIYGKQQENYEEIMNVPETQESEESSIHRSSKRKLITQDEYKKKKKKQRTCHEIDNTDLKVDEELALQLLQN